From Candidatus Nomurabacteria bacterium, one genomic window encodes:
- a CDS encoding heavy metal translocating P-type ATPase, translating to MDHSHHNHEHHHCHNHEPTHHGHGDHSMGHGSAQTFLRRFWIVTFLLIPLVFANEMVMHAFGFQAYTLSKWIGFGIATVIFGFALIFFQHALHEIKARKYGMMTLVSLAVGAGYLFSVAATFIPSLHADFYLEISTLIWVLLFGHYLEAKSGAVAGNALQEVAKLLPKQAHKLFNGVEEDVDITELNENDQVLVKPGEKIPADGTIVSGSANVDEALISGESKPVHKGVGDEVVAGSICLDGSLAVKLSRVGEHSTIGQIQKLIAEAQQTKPNSQRIADKAAAVLTFVAGITALLTILVWSLLLGETFTFAITLAITVLVIACPHALGLAIPTVTTITTSLAVKNGFFIKNLAKIEVIRKTDYVVFDKTGTLTTGVFGVTDIVPFGGKTKDQILKIAASLEQHSSHIIGQSIVAYAREERIRFEEIAEFKNIAGKGIKAKLNSQLYIVGNKTIIEDTKIPLGEVGNEYTKLASKGKTTIFVADGESVVGLIALSDTIKPESYKTVRKLHDMDVKVAMLTGDNKEVAKGVAEELGIDTFFAEVLPEDKYSHIKSLQADGNVVLMVGDGVNDAPALTQADAGIAIGAGTDVAVEAGDVVLTQSNPEDIVKLITLSKRVYGKMIQNLVWALGYNIIAIPAAAGMFAYWGFFLRPEIGAFVMSLSTVIVVANAMLLKRVNLR from the coding sequence ATGGATCACTCTCATCACAACCACGAACATCATCACTGTCATAACCATGAACCTACACATCATGGGCATGGTGATCACAGCATGGGTCACGGTTCGGCTCAGACATTCTTACGTCGCTTCTGGATCGTTACCTTTCTCCTCATACCACTCGTGTTTGCCAACGAGATGGTCATGCATGCGTTTGGATTTCAAGCGTATACACTAAGTAAATGGATCGGTTTTGGCATTGCTACGGTTATCTTTGGGTTTGCACTTATATTCTTTCAGCATGCGCTACACGAAATAAAAGCTCGCAAGTACGGCATGATGACACTCGTCTCGCTAGCGGTTGGAGCGGGGTATCTTTTCTCTGTAGCCGCCACTTTTATCCCATCGCTTCATGCTGACTTCTATCTTGAAATCTCGACTTTAATCTGGGTGCTTCTCTTTGGACACTATCTTGAAGCAAAGTCTGGAGCGGTGGCCGGTAATGCGCTTCAAGAAGTAGCTAAGTTGTTACCAAAACAAGCACATAAATTATTTAACGGGGTCGAGGAAGATGTAGATATTACTGAGCTTAATGAGAACGACCAAGTACTCGTTAAACCCGGTGAGAAGATTCCGGCTGACGGAACGATTGTCTCTGGTTCAGCCAACGTTGATGAAGCACTCATTAGCGGTGAATCGAAACCAGTCCATAAAGGTGTGGGAGACGAAGTTGTGGCCGGTTCTATCTGTCTTGATGGTTCGCTGGCCGTCAAGCTCTCTCGGGTCGGTGAGCACTCAACCATCGGACAAATTCAAAAACTGATCGCAGAAGCACAACAGACAAAACCAAATTCACAACGAATCGCCGATAAAGCGGCTGCGGTACTCACATTTGTTGCTGGTATCACTGCACTTCTCACCATCCTCGTGTGGTCGCTACTACTTGGTGAAACCTTTACTTTTGCCATCACACTCGCCATCACAGTGCTCGTTATTGCCTGTCCTCATGCACTCGGGCTTGCTATCCCTACCGTCACCACCATTACCACCTCGCTCGCAGTCAAAAACGGCTTCTTTATCAAGAATCTCGCTAAAATTGAAGTCATCAGAAAAACAGACTACGTGGTGTTTGATAAGACCGGCACACTCACCACTGGAGTCTTTGGTGTGACTGACATTGTTCCATTTGGTGGAAAAACAAAAGATCAGATACTCAAAATTGCCGCGTCTCTTGAACAGCACTCATCTCACATTATTGGTCAGTCGATCGTTGCATATGCCAGAGAGGAGCGTATTAGGTTTGAGGAAATTGCGGAGTTTAAAAATATTGCTGGGAAAGGCATTAAGGCCAAATTGAATAGTCAGCTCTACATTGTCGGAAACAAGACGATCATTGAGGACACTAAGATTCCACTCGGTGAAGTTGGAAATGAATACACAAAATTAGCTTCCAAAGGAAAAACCACCATCTTTGTTGCGGACGGAGAAAGCGTTGTTGGTCTGATTGCTCTATCGGACACTATAAAACCAGAATCGTACAAGACAGTTAGAAAACTTCACGATATGGATGTGAAAGTGGCTATGCTCACGGGCGACAACAAGGAAGTAGCTAAGGGTGTGGCAGAGGAACTTGGTATCGACACTTTCTTTGCTGAGGTACTACCAGAAGACAAGTACTCACACATCAAATCACTACAAGCCGATGGCAATGTGGTTTTGATGGTTGGTGATGGGGTAAATGATGCTCCGGCCCTCACTCAAGCCGATGCTGGCATTGCAATCGGAGCTGGTACTGATGTGGCGGTTGAAGCTGGTGACGTAGTACTGACACAGAGCAATCCTGAAGACATCGTGAAGCTTATTACGCTCTCTAAAAGGGTCTATGGCAAGATGATTCAGAATCTTGTTTGGGCACTTGGATACAACATCATTGCAATTCCAGCTGCTGCGGGTATGTTCGCATACTGGGGCTTTTTTCTTCGACCAGAGATCGGGGCGTTTGTCATGAGTCTCTCAACGGTTATTGTGGTTGCTAATGCTATGCTCCTCAAACGGGTTAATTTACGCTAA
- a CDS encoding metal-sensitive transcriptional regulator, producing MKESVKKGVVRRLKIAEGQVRGLQKMVDEDAYCIDIITQASAVRHLLSAVEDLMLENHLGEHVVHQMQKGQDKKATEEIMKVFKVGKKR from the coding sequence ATGAAAGAATCAGTCAAGAAAGGAGTAGTGCGGCGGCTTAAGATCGCTGAAGGTCAGGTGCGTGGTCTTCAAAAGATGGTTGACGAAGATGCATACTGTATCGACATTATCACCCAAGCGTCGGCCGTTCGACACCTACTCAGTGCTGTGGAGGATCTGATGCTCGAAAATCACCTCGGGGAACATGTGGTCCACCAAATGCAAAAGGGGCAAGACAAAAAAGCTACTGAGGAGATCATGAAAGTATTTAAGGTAGGTAAAAAAAGATAG
- a CDS encoding SHOCT domain-containing protein, with amino-acid sequence MMGYGFNGFGGTGWLGGGLVMGLFWLLLIVSVVALVRMAMHRGGMHHTATTNTSAIDILKERYAKGEIDKEEFESKKKDLV; translated from the coding sequence ATGATGGGCTATGGATTTAATGGATTCGGTGGAACTGGGTGGCTTGGCGGCGGTCTTGTGATGGGACTGTTCTGGCTCTTACTGATCGTAAGCGTTGTAGCTTTGGTACGTATGGCGATGCATCGAGGCGGAATGCATCACACCGCAACAACAAACACAAGTGCTATCGATATCCTCAAAGAACGCTACGCTAAAGGCGAGATCGACAAGGAAGAATTTGAATCGAAGAAGAAAGACCTCGTATAA